The Nyctibius grandis isolate bNycGra1 chromosome 3, bNycGra1.pri, whole genome shotgun sequence genome window below encodes:
- the MRPL15 gene encoding large ribosomal subunit protein uL15m, translating into MSGNGGTKALELLRSLPRVTLANLRPSPGSKKPERRRGRGRYGGRKCGRGHKGERQRGNRPRLGFEGGQTPFYLAIPKYGFNEGHSLRRQYQPLSLQRLQYLIDLGRVDPTQPIDLTQLTNARGVTVQPLKRDYGVQLVEEGADIFSAKVNIEVQRASELAIATIEKNGGVVTTSFYDPRSLEILCKPVVFFLRGQPIPKRMLPPEDLVRYYTDARNRGYLADPSKVAEARLELAKKYGYVLPDITKDELFKMLSARKDPRQIFFGLAPGWIVNMADKKILKPTDERLLKYYSS; encoded by the exons ATGAGCGGGAATGGCGGGACCAAGGCCTTGGAGCTGCTGCGGTCGCTGCCCAGGGTCACTCTGGCCAACCTAAGGCCCAGCCCAGGCTCCAAAAAGCCG GAGAGAAGACGTGGCCGTGGAAGATATGGAGGTAGGAAGTGTGGTCGAGGTCacaaaggagaaagacaaagaggaaatcGCCCCCGATTAGGCTTTGAGGGTGGTCAAACTCCATTTTACTTGGCCATACCAAAATATGGATTTAATGAGGGACATAG CCTCAGACGTCAGTATCAACCACTCAGTCTTCAGAGGCTGCAGTACCTGATTGATTTGGGTAGAGTTGACCCCACACAACCAATTGACTTAACACAGCTCACTAATGCCAGAGGTGTAACAGTGCAACCTCTCAAAAGGGATTATGGTGTCCAGCTGGTGGAGGAG GGTGCTGATATCTTTTCAGCAAAAGTAAATATTGAAGTGCAGAGGGCATCCGAATTAGCAATTGCAACCATAGAAAAAAATGGAGGTGTTGTAACAACATCATTCTATGATCCAAGGAGTTTGG AAATTTTATGTAAGCCTGTAGTATTTTTTCTGCGTGGCCAGCCTATTCCAAAGCGAATGCTTCCACCCGAAGATCTAGTCCGTTACTACACAGATGCCAGGAATCGTGGGTACCTGGCAGATCCCTCTAAGGTTGCAGAAGCCAGGCTTGAACTTGCCAAGAAATACGGTTATGTCTTACCAGACATAACTAAGGACGAACTCTTCAAAATGTTAAGCGCACGCAAGGATCCTAGACAGATATTTTTTGGTCTTGCTCCAGGATGGATCGTAAACATGGCAGACAAGAAAATTCTAAAACCAACTGATGAGAGGCTGTTAAAATACTATAGCTCATGA